A DNA window from Ostrea edulis chromosome 5, xbOstEdul1.1, whole genome shotgun sequence contains the following coding sequences:
- the LOC125651013 gene encoding uncharacterized protein LOC125651013, whose amino-acid sequence MSRRTPSLVYPSHNVKEDPSLVYPSHNVKHGPSLVYPSHNVKEDPSLVYPTHNVKDPSLVYPSHNVKEDPCLVYPSHNVKDPSLVYPSHNVKDPSLVYPSHNVKEDPSLVYPSHNVKEDPSLVYPSHNVKDPSLVYPSHNVKEDPCLVYPSHNVKDPSLVYPSHNVKEDPSLVYPSHNVKEDPSLVYPSHNVKEDPSLVYPSHNVKEDPSLVYPSHNVKKDPSLVYPSHNVKEDAFSSVSISQCQGGLLF is encoded by the coding sequence ATGTCAAGGAGGACTCCTTCTCTAGTGTATCCATCTCACAATGTCAAGGAGGACCCTTCTCTAGTGTATCCATCTCACAATGTCAAGCATGGCCCTTCTCTAGTGTATCCATCTCACAATGTCAAGGAGGACCCTTCTCTAGTGTATCCAACTCACAATGTCAAGGACCCTTCGTTAGTGTATCCATCTCACAATGTCAAGGAGGACCCTTGTCTAGTGTATCCATCTCACAATGTCAAGGACCCTTCTCTAGTATATCCATCTCACAATGTCAAGGACCCTTCTCTTGTGTATCCATCTCACAATGTGAAGGAGGACCCTTCTTTAGTGTATCCATCTCATAATGTCAAGGAGGACCCTTCTCTAGTGTATCCATCTCACAATGTCAAGGACCCTTCGTTAGTGTATCCATCTCACAATGTCAAGGAGGACCCTTGTCTAGTGTATCCATCTCACAATGTGAAGGACCCTTCTCTTGTGTATCCATCTCACAATGTGAAGGAGGACCCTTCTTTAGTGTATCCATCTCACAATGTCAAGGAGGACCCTTCTCTAGTGTATCCATCTCACAATGTCAAGGAGGACCCTTCTCTAGTGTATCCATCTCACAATGTCAAGGAGGACCCTTCTCTAGTGTATCCATCTCACAATGTCAAGAAGGACCCTTCTCTAGTGTATCCATCTCACAATGTCAAGGAGGACGCCTTCTCTAGTGTATCCATCTCACAATGTCAAGGAGGACTCCTTTTCTAG